The following coding sequences lie in one Miscanthus floridulus cultivar M001 chromosome 9, ASM1932011v1, whole genome shotgun sequence genomic window:
- the LOC136482016 gene encoding uncharacterized protein isoform X1 has product MTTAAVKLLTVLFLFFAVSLRATATNGKSCGTSSIQVQTMNTGARAAGSDTVFEVQVKNLCPCSVRNVRIDAGGFATTVEVDQTLFQAVDGGVYLVNAGQPIQSMGTVSFRYAWDHFFQMTPRSLEVEGQC; this is encoded by the exons atgaCCACTGCTGCCGTCAAGCTCCTGACTGTCCTATTCTTGTTCTTTGCCGTTTCTCTTCGGG CAACAGCAACCAACGGCAAGTCATGCGGCACGTCCAGCATCCAGGTGCAGACCATGAACACGGGCGCGAGGGCGGCCGGCAGCGACACGGTGTTCGAGGTCCAGGTGAAAAACCTGTGCCCATGCAGCGTCAGGAACGTGCGCATCGACGCTGGTGGCTTCGCGACGacggtggaggtcgaccagacccTGTTCCAAGCCGTCGACGGCGGTGTCTACCTGGTGAACGCCGGCCAGCCCATCCAGAGCATGGGCACCGTGAGCTTCCGTTACGCCTGGGACCACTTCTTCCAGATGACTCCCAGGAGCTTGGAGGTCGAGGGCCAGTGCTAG
- the LOC136482016 gene encoding uncharacterized protein isoform X2 — MTTAAVKLLTVLFLFFAVSLRATNGKSCGTSSIQVQTMNTGARAAGSDTVFEVQVKNLCPCSVRNVRIDAGGFATTVEVDQTLFQAVDGGVYLVNAGQPIQSMGTVSFRYAWDHFFQMTPRSLEVEGQC, encoded by the exons atgaCCACTGCTGCCGTCAAGCTCCTGACTGTCCTATTCTTGTTCTTTGCCGTTTCTCTTCGGG CAACCAACGGCAAGTCATGCGGCACGTCCAGCATCCAGGTGCAGACCATGAACACGGGCGCGAGGGCGGCCGGCAGCGACACGGTGTTCGAGGTCCAGGTGAAAAACCTGTGCCCATGCAGCGTCAGGAACGTGCGCATCGACGCTGGTGGCTTCGCGACGacggtggaggtcgaccagacccTGTTCCAAGCCGTCGACGGCGGTGTCTACCTGGTGAACGCCGGCCAGCCCATCCAGAGCATGGGCACCGTGAGCTTCCGTTACGCCTGGGACCACTTCTTCCAGATGACTCCCAGGAGCTTGGAGGTCGAGGGCCAGTGCTAG